In Micromonospora sp. LH3U1, one genomic interval encodes:
- a CDS encoding SDR family NAD(P)-dependent oxidoreductase yields the protein MAPVTVITGGGRGIGAATARRLAGAGHHIALCYRRDDAAASAVLADLRAVGAQAIAVRADTTDPDQVTELFDAAAQLGPLTGLVNNAGVTSPIGPFTELRVDDLRRVVDVNLIGYVLCAQQAARRLTDGGAIVNVSSAAATLGSPGEYVHYAAVKAATDTLTVGLAKELAPKGIRVNAVAPGIVRTDIHADSGVPDRPDSAAGRIPLGRAGEPDEIAAAIAWLLSPDASYATGTVLRVSGGL from the coding sequence GTGGCACCCGTCACCGTCATCACCGGCGGCGGCCGCGGCATCGGCGCGGCCACCGCCCGCCGCCTGGCCGGGGCCGGTCATCACATCGCCCTGTGCTACCGCCGCGACGACGCCGCCGCCAGCGCCGTCCTGGCCGACCTGCGCGCCGTCGGCGCGCAGGCCATCGCGGTACGCGCCGACACCACCGACCCCGACCAGGTCACCGAGCTGTTCGACGCCGCCGCGCAGCTCGGCCCGCTCACCGGCCTGGTCAACAACGCCGGCGTCACCAGCCCCATCGGGCCCTTCACCGAACTGCGTGTCGACGACCTGCGCCGGGTCGTCGACGTCAACCTCATCGGGTACGTCCTCTGCGCCCAGCAGGCCGCCCGCCGACTGACCGACGGCGGCGCCATCGTCAACGTCTCGTCGGCGGCCGCGACCCTCGGCAGCCCGGGGGAGTACGTGCACTACGCGGCGGTGAAGGCCGCCACCGACACCCTCACCGTGGGCCTCGCCAAGGAGCTCGCCCCGAAGGGCATCCGGGTCAACGCCGTCGCACCCGGAATCGTACGCACCGACATCCACGCCGACTCCGGCGTACCCGATCGCCCCGACTCCGCGGCCGGTCGCATCCCGCTGGGCCGTGCCGGCGAACCCGACGAGATCGCCGCCGCCATCGCCTGGCTGCTCAGCCCGGACGCCTCGTACGCCACCGGGACGGTGCTGCGCGTCTCCGGCGGCCTGTGA
- a CDS encoding MFS transporter small subunit produces MSDDSRRGQQTRLWISWLVVAALLGYGVVQTLITAAKLFTH; encoded by the coding sequence ATGAGCGACGACAGCCGACGCGGGCAGCAGACCCGGTTGTGGATCTCCTGGTTGGTGGTGGCGGCGCTGCTCGGCTACGGGGTGGTGCAGACGCTGATCACGGCGGCGAAGCTGTTCACCCACTGA
- a CDS encoding OFA family MFS transporter: MLSALDRRHTVAPPGYSRWLIPPAALAIHLCIGQVYATSVYKNSLIAHFDTSQTAIGVIFSIAIVMLGLSAAVAGTWVEANGPRKAMFVSACFWAVGFLVGSLGIATKQLWLLYLGYGLLGGIGLGIGYISPVSTLIKWFPDRPGLATGLAIMGFGGGAMVASPLSRQLLSFYDPGYDPSNAGSTASGSALVWLFVTLGLGYFVIMMFGVANVRVPAEGWRPAGFDPASVAAKPLVTMANVSAANAVKTRSFWLLWVVLFCNVTAGIGILEQASPMIQDFFRDNGTSAVTVAAAGGFVGLLSLFNMAGRFAWSSTSDVIGRKPIYMVYLGVGMVLYALLALVGQTATALFVLLACVILSFYGGGFATVPAYLRDLFGTFQVGAIHGRLLTAWSAAGIAGPLIVNGFLDAQGKPGTLTAAAYRPALFTMVGVLAVGFVANLLVRPVPQRYHEPSADRDVDEDKTAQRSGTR, encoded by the coding sequence ATGCTTTCCGCACTCGATCGTCGGCACACCGTCGCGCCACCCGGTTACAGCCGTTGGCTCATACCCCCCGCGGCGTTGGCCATCCACCTCTGCATCGGCCAGGTCTACGCGACCAGCGTCTACAAGAACTCGCTGATCGCCCACTTCGACACCAGTCAGACCGCGATCGGGGTGATCTTCAGCATCGCGATCGTGATGCTCGGGTTGTCCGCCGCGGTCGCCGGGACCTGGGTGGAGGCGAACGGGCCGCGTAAGGCGATGTTCGTGTCCGCCTGCTTCTGGGCGGTGGGCTTCCTGGTGGGCTCGCTGGGCATCGCCACGAAGCAACTGTGGCTGCTGTACCTGGGGTACGGGTTGCTCGGCGGCATCGGTCTGGGAATCGGGTACATCTCCCCCGTCTCCACCCTGATCAAGTGGTTCCCGGACCGGCCGGGTCTGGCCACCGGGTTGGCGATCATGGGGTTCGGTGGTGGGGCGATGGTCGCCTCTCCGCTGTCCCGGCAACTGTTGTCGTTCTACGACCCCGGTTACGACCCGTCGAACGCGGGCTCGACGGCGTCGGGCAGCGCGCTGGTGTGGCTGTTCGTGACGCTCGGCCTGGGCTACTTCGTGATCATGATGTTCGGGGTGGCGAACGTGCGGGTGCCGGCGGAGGGCTGGCGGCCGGCTGGCTTCGACCCCGCGAGTGTGGCGGCGAAGCCGCTGGTCACCATGGCGAACGTGTCGGCCGCGAACGCGGTGAAGACCCGTTCGTTCTGGCTGCTGTGGGTGGTGCTGTTCTGCAACGTGACGGCCGGCATCGGCATCCTGGAGCAGGCCAGCCCGATGATCCAGGACTTCTTCCGCGACAACGGCACCTCAGCGGTGACCGTCGCGGCGGCCGGCGGGTTCGTGGGACTGCTGTCGCTGTTCAACATGGCCGGCAGGTTCGCGTGGTCGTCCACGTCGGACGTCATCGGCCGCAAGCCGATCTACATGGTGTATCTGGGTGTCGGCATGGTGCTCTACGCGCTGCTGGCCCTCGTCGGGCAGACCGCGACGGCGCTGTTCGTGCTGTTGGCCTGCGTGATCCTGTCGTTCTACGGCGGCGGGTTCGCCACCGTGCCGGCGTACCTGCGGGACCTGTTCGGCACCTTCCAGGTCGGCGCGATCCACGGCCGGCTGCTGACCGCCTGGTCGGCGGCCGGGATCGCGGGCCCGCTGATCGTCAACGGGTTCCTCGACGCGCAGGGCAAACCGGGCACGTTGACGGCGGCGGCGTACCGGCCGGCGCTGTTCACCATGGTGGGCGTGCTGGCCGTGGGCTTCGTGGCGAACCTGTTGGTGCGGCCGGTACCGCAGCGCTACCACGAACCGTCGGCAGATCGGGACGTGGACGAGGACAAGACGGCGCAGAGGAGTGGTACGCGATGA
- the zwf gene encoding glucose-6-phosphate dehydrogenase, producing the protein MHMRSDAVVLFGVTGDLVSKKLFPALYELSRRGRLDVPVIGVARSPWDDQQLVTTARKSVTEANDEVDDEAFDALARNLSMISGDYADPTTYQRLAERLRGAERPIFYLAIPPAVFGAVVEGLAAVGLADRGRVIVEKPFGRDLTSARELDRTLRAAFDPQRVFRIDHYLGKEAVEGLYAFRFANRLFEPLWNNQHIDNVQVTLAEGFGTQGRAGFYDRVGATRDVLQNHILQVVALIAMEAPAADDTDAFREAEAAVLRQIEPLSPQSTVRGQYAGYRDEPGVAADSNTETFVATRLTVDSPRWSGVPFHLRTGKSLPGTATEVVVEFKQPQRSLIPAEGGAMAPANLLRFRLGRGDGITMSIQAKSPGAEVTSRPVDLSVDFGAAFGRRQEAYERLLDDAMDGQHLRFARAETIEQEWRIVEPILDLAAEVQPYDKGTWGPADADALAGGWHIPDLR; encoded by the coding sequence ATGCACATGCGCTCCGACGCGGTGGTGCTGTTCGGCGTCACGGGAGATCTCGTCTCGAAGAAGCTGTTCCCGGCGCTGTACGAGTTGAGCCGCCGCGGTCGCCTCGACGTCCCGGTGATCGGCGTGGCCCGCTCCCCCTGGGATGATCAGCAACTGGTCACCACGGCCCGCAAATCGGTCACCGAGGCCAATGACGAGGTCGACGACGAGGCGTTCGACGCCCTCGCGCGCAACCTGTCGATGATCTCCGGCGACTACGCGGACCCCACCACGTACCAACGGCTCGCCGAGCGCCTGCGGGGCGCCGAGCGGCCGATCTTCTACCTGGCGATCCCGCCGGCGGTGTTCGGTGCCGTCGTCGAGGGCCTGGCGGCGGTCGGTCTCGCCGACCGGGGCCGGGTGATCGTGGAGAAGCCGTTCGGGCGTGACCTGACCTCCGCCCGGGAGTTGGACCGTACGCTGCGCGCGGCGTTCGACCCGCAGCGTGTTTTCCGCATTGACCACTACCTGGGCAAGGAGGCCGTCGAGGGCCTCTACGCCTTCCGGTTCGCCAACCGGTTGTTCGAACCGCTGTGGAACAACCAGCACATCGACAACGTGCAGGTCACCCTCGCTGAGGGCTTCGGCACGCAGGGCCGCGCCGGCTTCTACGACAGGGTGGGCGCCACCCGGGATGTGCTGCAGAACCACATCCTGCAGGTCGTCGCGCTGATCGCCATGGAGGCGCCGGCCGCCGACGACACGGACGCGTTCCGCGAGGCGGAGGCGGCGGTGCTGCGGCAGATCGAACCGCTGTCGCCGCAGTCGACGGTGCGGGGGCAGTACGCCGGCTACCGCGACGAGCCGGGCGTCGCTGCGGACTCGAACACGGAGACGTTCGTGGCCACCCGTCTGACGGTCGACTCCCCCCGCTGGTCGGGTGTGCCGTTCCACCTGCGGACCGGCAAGTCCCTGCCGGGGACGGCGACGGAGGTGGTGGTCGAGTTCAAGCAGCCACAGCGTTCGCTCATCCCGGCCGAGGGTGGTGCCATGGCGCCCGCGAACCTGCTGCGGTTCCGGCTCGGTCGCGGTGACGGCATCACGATGTCGATCCAGGCGAAGAGCCCGGGCGCCGAGGTGACCAGCCGTCCGGTGGACCTGTCGGTCGACTTCGGCGCGGCGTTCGGCCGGCGTCAGGAGGCGTACGAGCGGCTGCTCGACGACGCGATGGACGGGCAGCATCTGAGGTTCGCTCGCGCGGAGACGATCGAGCAGGAGTGGCGCATCGTCGAGCCGATCCTGGATCTGGCGGCCGAGGTGCAGCCGTACGACAAGGGCACCTGGGGCCCGGCGGACGCGGACGCGTTGGCGGGCGGCTGGCACATCCCGGACCTGCGGTAG
- a CDS encoding NAD-dependent epimerase/dehydratase family protein has protein sequence MTPSLGTVVVTGAAGRIGTIVRQRLRDEVRHLVLVDREPLEVQSPAERVIRLDLTDLDAVVAAFDGADVVVHLAGVPDEAPLAELLDANVLGTFHVLEAARRQQVDRVVLASSNRVTGFHPVGRIVHPDDPVRPDGLYGVSKVAIEALARLYADKFALSVVCLRIGSFEDRPHEARYLATWLSPRDCVGFIRAAITAPSVSFVTAYAVSANTRRFWDLDAAIQLGYTPVDNAEDHAAHVAGAEDDIDSDAPQGGAYASADYSLPHIHPRFQ, from the coding sequence ATGACTCCATCCCTCGGCACCGTTGTCGTCACGGGCGCCGCCGGCCGCATCGGCACCATCGTCCGACAACGCCTGCGCGACGAGGTCCGCCATCTCGTGCTCGTCGATCGCGAGCCACTGGAGGTGCAATCGCCGGCAGAACGAGTCATCCGCCTGGATCTGACCGACCTCGACGCCGTGGTCGCGGCGTTCGATGGCGCCGACGTGGTGGTCCACCTCGCCGGCGTGCCGGACGAGGCGCCGCTCGCGGAGCTGTTGGACGCCAACGTGCTGGGCACGTTCCACGTGCTCGAGGCCGCCCGCCGGCAGCAGGTCGACCGGGTCGTCCTCGCCAGCAGCAACCGGGTCACCGGCTTCCATCCCGTCGGAAGGATCGTCCACCCCGATGACCCGGTACGACCGGACGGACTCTACGGAGTCAGCAAGGTGGCAATCGAGGCTCTCGCCCGCCTGTATGCGGACAAGTTCGCCCTGTCCGTGGTGTGCCTGCGCATTGGTAGCTTCGAGGACAGGCCGCACGAAGCTCGATATCTCGCCACCTGGCTCAGCCCGCGCGACTGCGTGGGTTTCATCCGGGCGGCCATCACCGCGCCCAGCGTGTCCTTCGTGACCGCCTACGCCGTGTCGGCCAACACCCGCCGGTTCTGGGACCTGGACGCGGCCATCCAACTCGGCTACACGCCGGTCGACAACGCCGAAGACCACGCCGCCCACGTCGCGGGCGCCGAGGACGACATCGACTCCGACGCCCCCCAGGGTGGCGCATACGCCAGTGCCGACTACTCCCTCCCGCACATCCACCCCCGTTTCCAGTGA
- a CDS encoding FAD-dependent oxidoreductase, with translation MAPPVEAPVVVLGGGPVGMVTALALARRDIPVIVLERGHDEVQSEWRGSTVHPPTTELLDELDLAAPLLKEAVRVQRLDYRDLELTESACFSYDVLEGETRYPFRLQYEQYKLVRLLRRAVSEAPNVDMRFGHDVVGLRQDDTRVDLDVAVGDARTTVTGRWVVAADGAHSTARKLLDVPFPGFTYPSLSLVVATPFRFEDAVPDLGAVGYWSGPKGRFSLIRTPDIWRAALSTATGVDDEPPPGTHPAFLAAVALLLGGRPDARELPLSQHQLYRSHQRLAASFRLGRVLLAGDAAHLSSTTGGMGLNSGIHDAVAVATALAEPNQDTATTEYAQRRRSIAERFVQPTTTENRTSADGVELVGRRERLVRLRALAENPDDARTYLRRVSMLGIQH, from the coding sequence GTGGCGCCACCCGTGGAAGCACCGGTCGTCGTCCTCGGCGGCGGACCGGTGGGCATGGTGACAGCCCTCGCCCTGGCCCGACGCGACATTCCGGTGATCGTTCTCGAACGCGGCCACGACGAGGTGCAGTCGGAATGGCGGGGCTCGACCGTTCACCCGCCGACGACCGAGCTGCTCGACGAGCTCGACCTGGCCGCCCCGCTGCTCAAGGAAGCGGTCCGGGTGCAGCGGCTGGACTACCGCGACCTTGAGCTGACCGAGTCCGCCTGCTTCTCCTACGACGTTCTCGAGGGCGAGACCCGGTATCCCTTCCGGCTGCAGTACGAGCAGTACAAGCTGGTCCGCCTGCTGCGCCGCGCGGTCAGCGAGGCGCCGAACGTCGACATGCGGTTCGGACACGACGTGGTCGGGTTGCGGCAGGACGACACGCGCGTCGACTTGGACGTCGCGGTCGGCGACGCCCGAACCACGGTGACCGGCCGGTGGGTGGTGGCCGCCGACGGCGCACACAGCACCGCCCGCAAACTGCTCGACGTCCCGTTCCCCGGCTTCACGTACCCGTCCCTGAGCCTGGTGGTGGCCACACCGTTCCGCTTCGAGGACGCGGTGCCCGATCTCGGCGCGGTCGGATACTGGTCCGGCCCGAAGGGCCGCTTCTCGCTGATCAGGACACCGGACATCTGGCGCGCGGCGCTGTCGACGGCGACCGGAGTCGACGACGAACCGCCTCCGGGAACCCACCCGGCGTTCCTGGCCGCCGTCGCGCTTCTGCTGGGCGGTCGGCCCGACGCCCGCGAGCTGCCGCTGAGCCAGCACCAGCTGTACCGCAGCCATCAGCGGCTCGCGGCCTCCTTCCGGCTCGGGCGGGTGCTGCTGGCCGGCGACGCCGCCCACCTGAGCAGCACCACCGGCGGCATGGGCCTGAACTCGGGCATCCACGACGCGGTGGCGGTCGCCACCGCGCTGGCCGAGCCCAACCAGGACACGGCGACCACCGAGTACGCGCAGCGTCGCCGATCCATCGCCGAACGTTTCGTCCAGCCGACGACGACCGAGAATCGCACCTCGGCGGACGGGGTTGAACTGGTCGGGCGCCGCGAACGGCTGGTCCGCCTTCGGGCACTCGCCGAGAACCCCGACGATGCCCGAACGTACCTTCGGCGTGTCAGTATGCTCGGGATCCAGCACTAG
- a CDS encoding IclR family transcriptional regulator: MPVTEPEDGHRYTTSGLGRALSVIDLLAERSPEMIGVSTVARELNLPKAVAHRILKELTANQFVTFDEGTRRYRLGPGALAVGLAALRAIDVQAITNRHMRRLVEVTGETATLSMRQGWVRVYTDQVLSPHEIRMSVTLGSRHSLVAGSSSKAILAALPDAEVAEYLATHELIPVTAATITSVEQLWADLRVVRQQGYAVSRGERQAGAASVAAPIRLASGEVYGSLSLCGPQDRFSSRLLAEYGELVADAARQASAELGYQSAPAETDQQPVERKRVARSQATRTAADQAATSSTEVVVSQK, translated from the coding sequence GTGCCGGTAACTGAACCAGAGGACGGCCATCGCTACACGACGAGTGGTCTGGGTCGCGCGCTGTCCGTGATCGACCTGCTCGCCGAACGCAGCCCGGAGATGATCGGGGTCTCCACTGTGGCGCGAGAGCTGAACCTGCCCAAGGCGGTGGCGCACCGCATCCTCAAGGAGTTGACGGCCAACCAGTTCGTCACCTTCGACGAGGGGACCCGGCGGTATCGGCTCGGGCCGGGCGCTCTGGCGGTCGGTCTGGCCGCACTGCGCGCCATCGACGTCCAGGCGATCACGAACCGGCACATGCGGCGGCTGGTGGAGGTCACGGGGGAAACCGCGACGCTGTCGATGCGGCAGGGCTGGGTGCGGGTCTACACCGACCAGGTGCTCTCGCCGCATGAGATCCGGATGTCCGTCACGCTCGGCTCCCGACATTCGCTGGTCGCGGGCTCGTCGTCCAAGGCGATCCTGGCGGCGCTGCCCGACGCCGAGGTGGCCGAATATCTCGCTACCCACGAGCTGATCCCGGTTACCGCGGCCACCATCACGTCGGTCGAGCAGCTCTGGGCTGACCTGCGGGTGGTCCGCCAGCAGGGCTACGCGGTGAGCCGGGGTGAACGGCAGGCCGGCGCGGCGAGCGTGGCGGCGCCCATCCGGCTCGCCTCGGGCGAGGTCTACGGGTCGCTGTCGCTGTGTGGCCCACAGGACCGCTTCTCGTCGCGGCTGCTGGCCGAGTACGGCGAGCTGGTGGCCGACGCCGCCCGCCAGGCCAGCGCCGAGTTGGGCTACCAGTCCGCCCCGGCCGAGACGGACCAGCAACCGGTGGAGCGCAAGCGGGTCGCCCGGAGTCAGGCGACCCGGACCGCCGCGGACCAGGCCGCGACCAGTTCGACCGAGGTCGTCGTCTCGCAGAAGTAG
- a CDS encoding cysteine hydrolase family protein, translating into MEHPTRRTAVLVIDMQNDFCAPTGAMAKLGADVGVNSDLARRLPDFLGRARTAGCLVIWVRQAAHEQLVSPARRARAEAMGRSPLSVCAAGSWGAELADGLRPEQGDCHLEKTRYSAFVGTPLHNLLRAHGRDHVVVVGTAANVCVDSTIRDAYMADLAATMPTDLVGWTRADLAEPAIRNLGFYFCETTTSVELVAAWSAAVRVA; encoded by the coding sequence ATGGAACACCCGACGCGGCGCACGGCAGTGCTGGTCATCGACATGCAGAACGACTTCTGCGCCCCCACCGGCGCCATGGCGAAGCTCGGCGCCGACGTCGGTGTGAACAGCGATCTGGCCCGCCGGTTGCCGGACTTCCTCGGCCGGGCCCGGACCGCCGGTTGCCTGGTCATCTGGGTACGCCAGGCCGCCCACGAGCAGCTCGTGTCACCGGCGAGGCGGGCACGCGCCGAGGCGATGGGCCGCAGCCCGCTCAGCGTCTGCGCCGCGGGTTCCTGGGGCGCCGAGCTCGCCGACGGCCTGCGGCCCGAGCAGGGCGACTGCCACCTGGAAAAGACGCGCTACAGCGCCTTCGTCGGCACGCCCCTGCACAATTTGCTGCGCGCGCACGGACGCGACCACGTGGTGGTGGTCGGCACGGCCGCCAACGTCTGCGTGGACTCCACCATCCGTGACGCGTACATGGCGGACCTGGCCGCCACGATGCCGACCGATCTGGTCGGCTGGACCCGCGCGGACCTCGCCGAGCCGGCGATCCGCAACCTGGGCTTCTACTTCTGCGAGACGACGACCTCGGTCGAACTGGTCGCGGCCTGGTCCGCGGCGGTCCGGGTCGCCTGA
- a CDS encoding ABC transporter ATP-binding protein, which produces MSAIKVEGVSKVFAGAGGQSMLALSDVSLDIADGEFVVLLGPSGCGKTTLLRIIGQLESPTVGRVRLDHGARNDNADRPLGFVFQEATLMPWRSTGANVALPLEMAGVGRRERTDRVREMLTLVGLPEAENKLPHQLSGGMRQRVSIARALAHDPQVLLMDEPFGALDAQTRDMMNAELQRIWLEQRKTVVFVTHSVSEAVFLADRIVMLGTKPGHIHSITEVTLPRPRTLAMTESAEFRALATELRRQIGEVQENEIRPAVSA; this is translated from the coding sequence ATGAGTGCGATCAAAGTGGAGGGCGTCAGCAAGGTCTTCGCCGGCGCCGGCGGGCAGTCGATGCTCGCGCTGAGCGACGTCTCGCTCGACATCGCCGACGGTGAGTTCGTCGTGCTACTCGGTCCGTCCGGGTGCGGCAAGACGACACTGCTGCGGATCATCGGCCAGTTGGAGAGCCCGACCGTGGGGCGGGTACGACTCGACCACGGCGCACGGAACGACAACGCCGACCGCCCGCTGGGCTTCGTCTTCCAGGAGGCCACCCTGATGCCCTGGCGGTCGACGGGCGCCAACGTCGCCCTGCCGCTGGAGATGGCCGGCGTCGGTCGGCGGGAGCGCACGGACAGGGTCCGCGAGATGCTGACCCTCGTCGGGCTTCCCGAGGCGGAGAACAAGCTCCCACACCAACTGTCCGGCGGCATGCGACAGCGGGTCTCCATCGCCAGGGCGTTGGCGCACGACCCGCAGGTGCTGCTCATGGACGAGCCCTTCGGCGCCCTGGACGCGCAGACCCGCGACATGATGAACGCGGAGTTGCAGCGCATCTGGCTGGAGCAGCGCAAGACGGTCGTCTTCGTGACGCACTCCGTCTCCGAGGCGGTGTTCCTGGCCGATCGCATCGTGATGCTGGGGACCAAGCCCGGGCACATCCACTCCATCACCGAGGTGACGCTGCCGCGACCGCGCACCCTCGCCATGACCGAGTCCGCCGAGTTCCGCGCCCTCGCTACCGAGCTGCGCCGCCAGATCGGCGAGGTGCAGGAAAACGAAATCCGACCCGCCGTCTCGGCCTGA
- a CDS encoding ABC transporter permease — MTTTEQRHPAPTSSSGQPLRPPPPTWSQRLRNNRWLSFYTSPLLVVLFLVAWKVYVEVTDLSRFVLPAPEAVFTSFVEQITDPFVWQTHIWTTFYEVMMGLALAIVLGVGLGLMIGKSPLFDRIARPFIVATQVVPKVALVPLFILWLGFGPSSKVVMAALLAFFPLLINTSFGVRSVPRSMHDLMTTLKASRWERFWRADLPYTMPFILAGMELAVVQATIGAIVGEYLGGDKGLGRYAVNLQNGLQVDKLFGAILIMALFGFTLYSIVTGARRLLIPWHESVQPRRTP, encoded by the coding sequence GTGACCACTACAGAACAGCGCCACCCGGCGCCGACGTCGTCCTCTGGACAACCGCTGCGTCCCCCGCCGCCGACCTGGTCGCAGCGACTGCGCAACAACCGCTGGCTGTCCTTCTACACCAGTCCTCTGCTGGTCGTGTTGTTCCTCGTGGCCTGGAAGGTCTACGTCGAGGTCACCGACCTGTCCCGGTTCGTGCTGCCGGCGCCGGAGGCGGTGTTCACCTCGTTCGTCGAGCAGATCACCGACCCGTTCGTGTGGCAGACCCACATCTGGACGACCTTCTACGAGGTCATGATGGGCCTGGCACTGGCCATCGTCCTGGGCGTGGGCCTCGGCTTGATGATCGGCAAGTCGCCGCTGTTCGACCGGATCGCCCGGCCGTTCATCGTCGCCACCCAGGTGGTGCCGAAGGTCGCGCTGGTGCCGCTGTTCATTCTCTGGCTCGGCTTCGGCCCGTCGTCGAAGGTAGTCATGGCGGCGTTGCTGGCCTTCTTCCCGCTGCTGATCAACACCTCGTTCGGCGTCCGTTCGGTGCCACGCTCCATGCACGACCTGATGACGACGCTGAAGGCGTCGCGCTGGGAGCGGTTCTGGAGGGCCGACCTGCCGTACACGATGCCGTTCATCCTGGCCGGCATGGAGCTGGCGGTCGTCCAGGCGACCATCGGCGCGATCGTCGGTGAGTACCTCGGCGGCGACAAGGGCCTCGGCCGGTACGCGGTCAACCTGCAGAACGGCCTCCAGGTCGACAAACTGTTCGGCGCGATCCTGATCATGGCCTTGTTCGGCTTCACCCTCTACAGCATCGTGACCGGCGCCCGCCGGCTCCTGATCCCCTGGCACGAGTCCGTGCAGCCGCGACGCACGCCCTGA
- a CDS encoding ABC transporter substrate-binding protein, translating into MRNDRSIGTPVSRRSLLRAGTTAGLLLPSAGGMTLLLSGCGGDDDNKVNADGSISGSYMTASGMTLSFVETMVAKERGFFAEYGLKLDIKGGQGTATAIQAVLGGSADLTRANGINAIIAVANEQAPFISIAGVRQKSQFEVVSLPNSPIRNPAELAGRTCGIVSTGGATENLLDVMLINAGVNPKSVKRPVTGVGTAAYELARKGDVNAWICVNTDRATIQKEVGEVVFFSTDDFAPMPSDSYNTSSKMVESGSDMPVKFLAGVLKAIDYASKEENWDQVINDLRKYNPEADPAQARTELPLLVESWLAAGPDKALQMDDQTWLKGQESLIKAKLVKSAAPIDKLIYRNYLERARTL; encoded by the coding sequence ATGAGAAATGACCGTTCCATCGGCACACCGGTCTCGCGGCGCTCGCTCCTGCGGGCCGGCACCACCGCCGGGCTCCTGCTGCCCAGCGCCGGCGGCATGACCCTGCTGCTCAGTGGCTGCGGCGGCGACGACGACAACAAGGTCAACGCCGACGGCAGCATCTCCGGCTCGTACATGACCGCCTCCGGCATGACGCTGAGCTTCGTGGAGACGATGGTCGCCAAGGAGCGCGGCTTCTTCGCCGAATACGGCCTGAAGCTGGACATCAAAGGTGGGCAGGGCACCGCCACGGCCATCCAGGCGGTCCTCGGCGGTTCGGCCGACCTGACCCGGGCCAACGGCATCAACGCGATCATCGCGGTGGCCAACGAGCAAGCGCCGTTCATCAGCATCGCCGGCGTGCGGCAGAAGTCGCAGTTCGAGGTGGTGTCCCTGCCGAACAGCCCGATCCGCAATCCGGCCGAGCTGGCCGGGCGTACCTGCGGCATCGTGTCCACCGGTGGCGCCACCGAGAACCTGCTCGACGTCATGCTGATCAACGCGGGCGTCAACCCCAAGTCGGTGAAGCGTCCGGTCACCGGTGTCGGCACCGCGGCCTACGAGCTGGCCCGCAAGGGCGATGTCAATGCCTGGATCTGCGTCAACACCGATCGGGCCACCATCCAGAAGGAGGTCGGTGAGGTCGTCTTCTTCAGCACCGACGACTTCGCACCGATGCCGTCGGACTCGTACAACACCAGTTCCAAGATGGTGGAGTCGGGCAGCGACATGCCGGTGAAGTTCCTCGCCGGTGTGCTCAAGGCCATCGACTACGCCAGCAAGGAGGAGAACTGGGACCAGGTCATCAACGACCTGCGTAAGTACAACCCGGAGGCCGACCCGGCCCAGGCGCGCACCGAGCTGCCACTGCTGGTGGAGAGCTGGCTGGCGGCCGGCCCGGACAAGGCCCTGCAGATGGACGACCAGACCTGGCTCAAGGGTCAGGAGAGCCTCATCAAGGCCAAGCTGGTCAAGTCCGCGGCACCGATCGACAAGCTGATCTACCGGAACTACCTCGAGCGCGCGAGGACCCTGTGA